In Streptomyces camelliae, the sequence CGGGTGCGCCGATCAGCCGGGACAGCTCGGCGGTGCGGGCGGCGGCCTCGGCGTCGCGGTCGACGGCGACCACGCGCGCGCCGGCCTCCGCGAAGGCGAACGCCGTGGCCCGGCCGATACCGCTGCCCGCGCCGGTGACCAGCACCAACTGCCCGCCGAACCGGGCGGCGTGACGGCCGGTGGCCTTCGGCTCGGGACGGCCGCCGTCGACGGACATGATGAACTCCTCGATCCAGGAGGCGACGTGGTCGGGCCGGGTGCGCGGGACCCAGTGCCGGGCCGGGAGTGTGCGGCGGGTCAGCTGGGGCACCCACCGCTCCAGGTCGTCGTAGAGCCGCTCGGAGAGGAATGCGTCCGCCTGGGGCGTGATGAGCTGCACGGGCGCGTGTGCGTACGCGTCGGCGCGGGGCCTGGTCAGCCGGGCGCGGACGTTGTCCCGGTACAGCCAGGCGCCGTGCGCCGCATCGGAGGGGAGGGACGCGGTCGGGTAGTCGCCGCCGGGGACCTTCTCGACCCGCTCCAGGATGCCCGGCCAGCGCTTGCCGAGCGGGCCGCGCCAGGCCAGCTCGGGCAGGGCGGGCGTGTGCAGCAGGTACACGTACCAGGACTTGGCGCCCTGGCCGAGCAGCTGGCCCACCCGGCGGGGCGTCGGACGCTTCACGCGCGCGTTGATCCAGTGCCCGAAGTGGTCCAGGGACGGGCCGGAGATCGAGGTGAAGGAGGCGATACGGCCCTCCGTGCGGCTCACCGTGACGAACTCCCACGACTGCACCGAGCCCCAGTCGTGCCCGACCAGGTGCACCGGCCGGTCCGGGCTGACGGCGTCCAGCACGGCCAGGAAGTCGTCGGTGAGCTTGGCGAGGGTGAATCCGCCGCGCAGCGGTTTCGGTGCCGTCGAGCGGCCGTGGCCGCGGACGTCGTACAGCACCACGTGGAAGCGGCCGGCGAGGCGGACGGCGACCTCGGACCAGACCTCCTTGCTGTCCGGGTAGCCGTGCACCAGCACCACCGTCGGCGCTTCCGGATCGCCCAGCTCGGCCACGCACAGCTCGACCCCGCCGGTGGCTATGCGGCGCTCCCGCGCCCCTTCCAGCGTCACTTCTCCTCCGCCCAGCGCCGCACGTGCGGCAGATCGTCGTCCAGCCAGAACGCGCTCTGTTCGGGGTCCTTGGAGTCGGTGACCACGAGGATCTCCTCGAACTTCGCGCCCGTACCCCGGAAGCCGAGGTGGGGTTCGACCGCCCACAGGCCCGGCCGCGGCGGGTGGTCGGAGAAGCGGTACGGCGACCACAGGGGCGACCAGCCCTCGCGGTGGCCGTGCAGCGCGTCGGCGGCCAGACCCTTCAGGGACTGCGTGCCGAACCCGAACAGGTGCGGCGAGAAACGGCGCTGCTTCACCCGGTCCACCTTGTGGGCGATCACCCCGAACGGGTACGCGCGGTGCCGGTTGGCGTAGCCCTGGCGGACCATGAGCCGGTCCACGTCCTCGTAGATCTCGCGCAGCGGGCGCCGCTCGCGCACCTCGCGCAGGATCAGTTCGCGGTGTGCCTCCAGGTCGGCCAGCAGCCGGTCCTGCACCGGGTTCACCCCGAGGGAGCCCGAGTAGCCGATGTCCGCCGTGTATCCCTCGTAGACCGGCGCCATGTCCAGGATGAAC encodes:
- a CDS encoding M24 family metallopeptidase, whose protein sequence is MTTAVSSELSVELRGFRRVQRLAYECAEAVAARLEPGVTECEAARMQREWLRERGVRDWFHLPFAWFGDRTAFVNFRIPLQFFPTDRALAPGMPFILDMAPVYEGYTADIGYSGSLGVNPVQDRLLADLEAHRELILREVRERRPLREIYEDVDRLMVRQGYANRHRAYPFGVIAHKVDRVKQRRFSPHLFGFGTQSLKGLAADALHGHREGWSPLWSPYRFSDHPPRPGLWAVEPHLGFRGTGAKFEEILVVTDSKDPEQSAFWLDDDLPHVRRWAEEK
- a CDS encoding SDR family oxidoreductase, with product MTLEGARERRIATGGVELCVAELGDPEAPTVVLVHGYPDSKEVWSEVAVRLAGRFHVVLYDVRGHGRSTAPKPLRGGFTLAKLTDDFLAVLDAVSPDRPVHLVGHDWGSVQSWEFVTVSRTEGRIASFTSISGPSLDHFGHWINARVKRPTPRRVGQLLGQGAKSWYVYLLHTPALPELAWRGPLGKRWPGILERVEKVPGGDYPTASLPSDAAHGAWLYRDNVRARLTRPRADAYAHAPVQLITPQADAFLSERLYDDLERWVPQLTRRTLPARHWVPRTRPDHVASWIEEFIMSVDGGRPEPKATGRHAARFGGQLVLVTGAGSGIGRATAFAFAEAGARVVAVDRDAEAAARTAELSRLIGAPEAWAETADVSDEQAMEKLAEKVHRAYGVLDVLVNNAGIGLSGSFFATTTDDWRKVLDVNLWGVIHGCRLFGARMSERGQGGHIVNVASAAAYQPSRALSAYSTSKAAVLMLSECLRAELAGQDIGVSAICPGFVNTNITSTARFAGVDEAEERRRQKNSARLYGMRNYPPEKVASAILDAVSRDKAVVPVTPEARGAHLMSRFLPGALRRIARVEPRL